AGGGCGACGAAGCGCGCGGCGAGGGGGTCGTCCGGCGGCGCGCCGCCGGGGCGGCCGTCGGTCGCCGAGAGGGCGAGGGCGACGGCGACGGCGCCGGCGAGGAGCACGAGGAGGGCGCTGCGTCGAGCGGTCACGCCCCCACCATACGGGGTGGCGACGCTCGGGGGTCTCGTCACACGACGTGTTTGCAGACGCCGGACGATGTTGGTACGGTCCGCCCCGTCGCGCCGCACGACCGACCCCGCGATCCGCGCGGGCGTGCTTTCCCGACGTTCGAGACGAACGTTCACGACCTTGACGAAGGAGGACCGTATGTTGCGACGCACGTTTGCATCCGTTTTCTTGGCGCTCGGCCTGATGGCCGCGCCCGCGTTCGCCCAGGACGAGCTGCCGGGCGAGGGCGTCACCGTCCAGCCGGCCGTCGCCACCTGGCAGTCGGCGCTGCCGATCGAAGCGATCTTCGCCACCCTGCTCGAGGAGCTCGGCTACGACGTCGAGCCGGCGCAGTCGGTGTCGAACCCGATCTTCTACCAGTCGGTCACGCAGGGGGACGTCGACTACTGGGCGAACGGTTGGTTCCCGCTGCACAACAACCAGACCCCCGCCAACTTCGACGACAACGCCGAGATCGTCGGCACGATCGTCGAGAACGGCGCCATCCAGGGGTACCTGGCGAGCGCCGACGCCGTCGAAGAGTACGGCATCACCTCGCTCGAGGACTTCAAGCGCCCCGAGGTGAAGGAGGCGTTCGACGCCGACGGCGACGGCAAGGCCGACCTGGTCGCCTGCCCGCCCGGCTGGGGCTGCGAGATCGTCATCGAGCACCACCTCGACGCGTACGACCTGCGCGACGACGTCAACGACATCAAGGCGTCCTACAGCGCGTCGTTCGCCGACGCCCTGGCGCGCGAGCGCAACGGCGAGCCGGTGCTGTACTACACCTGGACCCCGAACTTCACGGTGGTCGAGCTCGTGCCGGGCGAGGACGTCACCTGGCTCAACGTGCCGTCGACCGACCCGACCGAAGGCCAAGAGGGCTTCGAGGACGCCATGACCGCCTCGGGCGTGGCCGGTGCGGTCAGCGACCCGCTCGACATGGGCTTCGTCGCGAACGACATCAACGCCGTCGCGAACAGCGACTTCCTCGACGCGAACCCGGCCGCCCGGGCGCTGCTCGAGCGGATCGAGATCCCGCTTGCGGACGTCTCGAACATGACCCAGCGGATCGCGAACGGCGAGAGCAGCGACGCGGAGATCGACGCGATGGCGCTGCAGTGGATCGCCGACAACCAAGATGCGGTCGAAGGTTGGATCGACGCGGCGATCGACGCCGCGCGTTGAGGACCCGCCCGCACGTCCGACCGCCGGTGGGCGGCGGCCCGACATGCTCACGGATCCCGCGCATCGCGGGATCCGTGTTTCTTTCGCGCGAGGAGACGAATCCGTGATTCGAGTCGAAAACCTGGTCAAAGTGTTCGGAGAGGAGCCCGAGCGCGCCCTGACGTTGATGGAGCAGGGCCGCACGAAGGCGGACATCCGCGAGGAGACGGGGCTGACGGTCGGCGTCAACGACGTCTCGTTCCACGTCGACCGCGGCGAGATCTTCGTCATCATGGGGCTCTCGGGCAGCGGCAAGTCGACGCTGCTGCGTTGCGTCAACCGCCTCATCGAGCCGCTGTCCGGCTCGGTGTTCCTGCAGACCGACGACGGTGAGGTGGACGTCACCACCCTGAGCGATCAACGGTTGCGGGAGGTGCGGCGCGACTCCCTGAGCATGGTGTTCCAGCGGTTCGGGCTGCTGCCGCACCGCACGGTGCTGGACAACGTCGCCTTCGGGCAGGAGATCCGCCGAACCCAGAAGCGCGAGCGGCGACGCATGGCCGAGGAGATGCTGGAGGCGGTGGGGCTGGCCGGCTGGGAGCGGGAGATCCCGGCGCAACTCTCGGGCGGCATGCAGCAACGCGTCGGTTTGGCGCGCGCGCTCGCGACGCAGGCGAACGTGCTGCTGATGGACGAGCCGTTCAGTGCGCTCGACCCGCTCATCAAGGTCAACATGCAGGACGAGCTGCTGCGCATCCAGGCGGAGTTGCACCGCACCATCCTGTTCATCACGCACGACCTGGACGAGGCGTTGCGCCTCGGGACCCGCATCGCCATCATGGACGACGGGCAGATCGTGCAGTCGGGGACGCCCGAGGAGATCATCGTCAATCCGAAGACGGCGTACGTGTCGGATTTCGTGGAGCACGCCGACCCGACCGGCGTCATGACGGCGAAGACGGTCGCGCTGCCGGTGCAGACGCGGCGGTTCGACGCCGAGGACGTCGGGCAGGGCCGCCACCGCTACGTGCGGCAGGGCACCGAGCACCTGGCGTACGTGCTCGAGGACGAGCGCTTCGAGGCGCTCGAGCGCGACGGCCAGCGCGTGCCGACGCGCCCGCTCGCCGAGGCGCTCGAGGACGAGGCGCCGACCGGGTCCCGCGACGATGCGGTGCTCGTGGTGCGCCCCGACGCGACCCTGAAGGAGGTCCTGCAGGGCCGCATCCATTCGCACCTCCCGCAGGTCGTCGTGGACGACGGTGGTCGGCTGTTGGGCGTCATCAGCGAGCGTGAACTGATCCACGGCATTCTCTACAAGACCGCGAACCCCGACGTCGAGGCCGCGGTCGCGTCGCAGGCGACGCAGGAGGCGACGGCATGAACTGGCTGAACATCTTCGAGAGCGGCCTGTTGCCGCTGGACGACTGGGTGCAGACCGGGGTCGACTGGATGTCGGCGAACTGGCGCGGCTTCTTCCAGGCGGTCAAGGTCCCGGTCGAGGTGGTGCTCGACGGCATCGAGACGGTGCTGTTGGCGGTCCCGCCGACGTTGATGCTGATCGCCATCGTCGCCCTCGCATGGCGGGTGGCGGGCTGGCGGACCGGCGTGGTGTCGCTCGTGGCGATGCTGCTCGTGGGGTTCACCGGCATGTGGGAGCTGACGATGATCACGCTCTCGATGGTGATCGCCGCGGTGGTGTTCTGCATCGTCGTGGGCGTGCCGCTCGGCATCCTGGCGGCGCGCAGCGATCGCTTCGCGTCGGGCATCCGGCCGGTGCTCGACGTCATGCAGACCACGCCGGCGTTCGTGTACCTCGTGCCGGTCGTGATGCTGTTCGGCATCGGCACCGTCGCGGGCGTGCTCGCGACGATCGTGTTCGCGCTCCCGCCGATGGTGCGCCTGACGAACCTCGGCATCCGGCAGGTCCGCGAGGACGTCGTCGAGGCGGCCACCGCCTTCGGGGCGAGCCCGTGGCAGGTGCTGACGAAGGTGCAGGTGCCGTTGGCCCTGCCGACGATCATGGCGGGCCTCAACCAGACGATCATGTTGTCGCTGTCGATGGTCGTGATCGCCGCGCTGATCGGTGCGGGCGGGCTCGGGACGCCGGTCTTCCGCGGGCTGAACTCGTTGAACGTCGGCTTGGCGTTCGTCGGGGGGCTCGGGATCGTGTTGCTCGCGATCGTTCTGGACCGCATCACCCAGGCGTTCGGGGACGTCGACCCGCGCTGATCCCTGCGCGCCGGCCGGCGCGCCTGCATACCGCGGTGCAAACCGCGTCGTTCACCCCGCCTCGCGTTCGCGCCGAGGTGGGGTGAACGCCGTTCAGGACGCCCCTCCCGTATGCAACGCATCCCGAGAGTTTGCATACGTCGACTTGGCTTGCTATCCTTCTCTCTGGTTGATCGCGGAGGGCGCGCCCGTCCGGGTGTGCGCGCGATCACCGGCATTCCGTTTCGTCTGCCGTACGTTCCATTCACCGAGGAGGACTCTGTGAAGAAGATCCTGACCGTCCTGTCCCTGGCCGCGGCCCTGCTGCTCTCCGCGAGCGCGTTCGCCCAGGCCCCCAACGAAGGCGACCCGATCGTGGTCGGCTCGAAGCAGTTCACCGAGCAGATCGTGCTCGGCAAGGTCATCGTCCAGCTGCTCGAGGACGCCGGCTACGAGGTCACCGACCGCACGAACCTCGGCGGCACCGCCGTCGCGCGGGACGCCCTCGAAGCGGGCGAGATCGACGTCTACCCGAACTACAACGGGACCGCCATCAGCAACTGGTACCGCGACATCCCGTGGGCCCAAGAGGCGATCCCCGAGGGTGCGTCGGGCGACGCGTACGCCAGCTTCGCGACCGTGGCGTCCTACGACGCGGCGATCTACGACCTCATCTGGCTGCGCCCCGCGCCGGCGAACAACACCTACGCCCTGGCCGTGACGCGCCAGTGGTCGGAGGAGAACGGCATCACCACCCTGCCCGAGTTCGCCGACTACGTGAACGAAGGCGGCGAGGTCGTGCTCTCCACCGGGGACGAGTTCGCGCAGCGCCCCGACGGCCTGCCGTCGTTCTACGAGACCTACGGCTTCGAACTCACCGAGGACCAGCTCATCATCATCGCCGGCGCCACGCCCGCGCAGACCGAGCAGGCGCTCGCCTCGGGCCAGAACAACGTGAACGTCGCGATGGCGTACGGCACCGACGGCGCCCTCCTCGCCTACGACTTCGTCGTGCTCGAGGACCCCGACGGCGCGCAGCCGGTGTTCCAGCCGACCCCGGTGTTCCGCGGCGAAACCATCCGCGCGTACCCCGAGATCGCCGGCCTCCTGAACCCTGTGTTCGCCCTCTTCGACAACCCCACGCTGCAGGGCCTGAACGCCTCGGTCGAGGTCGACGGCCTCAGCGCCGACGAAGCGGCGCGCACCTTCCTGGTCGACAACGGCTTCATCGACTGACCTACGCGTCGTGTGACGGTCCGGGCCCCCTGGGTCCGGACCGTCCCCTATCTTGCGTACACCGTCCGCCCCCCGGGGGCGGCATCGTCGTTCGCTCACGTCGAGGAGGTTGCCGACCGTGAACCGTATCGCCATGCTCGGCGGCTTGATCGCTGGGTTGGGGTTCTTCTTCCTCCCCACCCTCGCCCTCAAGCCGAACCGGCTCGCGCCGGGGACGAGCTTCAACCTGTTCGAATTCCAGGGCGACGACCGTTATCTCGTCCTGTTCGTCCTCGCGCTGCTGCCGATCCTGCTGTCCTTCCGTCACGACGTCGAGAGTCGAGGCTGGCTGCTCGTCGGGACCGGCTCCCTGCTGTTCGTCCTCACCCTCGTCCTGCCCGCCGGCGCCGGCCGCGAACTCCTCGAGAACCCCGAGGCGTACCTCGGGGGCGGGGCCTTCCTCCGCAACCCCCGCGTCCTGCCCGCCGGCGGCATCGTCACGGGCCTGCTCGGGGCGTACGTCACGCTGTTCGCCGGGGTCCGCGACCTCGCCAAGGTCGAGGTGCAGACGTGGCTGCAGGCGCTCGCCACGTGGCTCGCGCCGCTCGTCACGCTGCTGCTGCTGCTCAACGGCACGTTCGACGTCTACTCGATCATGGTCGAGTTCTACGCCAACGGCGCCGCGCTCGAGCAGAAGTTCGTCGAGCACCTCATGTTCGTCTTCATCTCGCTCGGGGTCGGCTTCGTCGTCGGCGTCGGGCTGGGCCTGTGGGCGTCGCGCGACGAACGCATCGCGCCGGTCATCCTCTACGCCGTCGGCATCATCCAGACCATCCCCTCGCTGGCGTTGTTCGGGGTGCTCCTCGTGCCCCTCGCGCGCCTCGGGGACCGCGGCTTCCTCGGGACCGCGGCGTTCTTCGGCGTCGCGCTTGCCGTCGCCGTCGCGCTGGCCGGCAGCTACGCCCTCTTGGCCGACCGCGAACCGGGACGGCTGCGGATCGTGCACCTGATCGCCACCGCGGTGTCGGCGGCGGTGCCGCTGGCGCTGTTCGTCGGGGTGCTCGTCAGCTTCGTCTTCCGCCTCGCCAACGTCGGCTTCACGAGCGGCGACTACGGCGACACGACCGGCACGATCCTCGCCCTCGTCGCCGCCGCCCTCGCTACGTGGGGGGTCGGGCGCTGGTTCGTGCCCGACGAATCGCGCTGGCGCAGAGGCCTGACGGTGGCGAACTGGAGCCTCTCCGCCGCCAGCGCGATCGCCGTGATCGTGCTCTTCGTTCAGGCGTCGGGATCCAACCGGGTGCTCGGCGGCGTCGAGTCGCTGCAGGCCCTCACGATCCGCGACCTCGGCGTGTCGGGGATCGGCGTCGCGCCGGCCCTGATCGCGCTCACGCTCTACTCGCTGTTGCCGCTGGTGCGCAACACGTACGCCGGCCTCAACAACGTCGATCTGGCGATCATCGACTCCGGGCGCGGTATGGGCATGACGCCCTCGCAGCGCTTCTTCCAGATCGAGCTTCCGCTCGCCTTCCCGGTCATCATGGCCGGCGTCCGCAACGCCGGCGTCGCGCTGGTCGGGATCGGCACCGTCGCGACCGTCATCGGGGCGGGCGGACTGGGCGACTTCGTCATCCAAGGCATCGTCAACACCTCCATCGACCAGATCCTGCTCGGGGCGATCCCCGCGATCGCTCTGGCCCTCGTCCTCGACGCGGTGCTGCGCGGCGTCGAGGGGCTGCTGACCTCGCCCGGCATCCGGCAGGTGCAGCAGTGACCCGGCCGACGCCGCCGCGAAAGGAGCGCTCGTGATCGAGTTCCAGAACGTCGTCAAACGCTTCCCCGACGGCTTCACCGCCGTGAAGGGCCTGAACCTCACGGTCCACGACGGGGAGATCACCGTCTTCATCGGTCCGTCGGGGTGCGGCAAGACCACCTCGA
The window above is part of the Trueperaceae bacterium genome. Proteins encoded here:
- the proX gene encoding glycine betaine/L-proline ABC transporter substrate-binding protein ProX, coding for MLRRTFASVFLALGLMAAPAFAQDELPGEGVTVQPAVATWQSALPIEAIFATLLEELGYDVEPAQSVSNPIFYQSVTQGDVDYWANGWFPLHNNQTPANFDDNAEIVGTIVENGAIQGYLASADAVEEYGITSLEDFKRPEVKEAFDADGDGKADLVACPPGWGCEIVIEHHLDAYDLRDDVNDIKASYSASFADALARERNGEPVLYYTWTPNFTVVELVPGEDVTWLNVPSTDPTEGQEGFEDAMTASGVAGAVSDPLDMGFVANDINAVANSDFLDANPAARALLERIEIPLADVSNMTQRIANGESSDAEIDAMALQWIADNQDAVEGWIDAAIDAAR
- a CDS encoding betaine/proline/choline family ABC transporter ATP-binding protein (Members of the family are the ATP-binding subunit of ABC transporters for substrates such as betaine, L-proline or other amino acids, choline, carnitine, etc. The substrate specificity is best determined from the substrate-binding subunit, rather than this subunit, as it interacts with the permease subunit and not with substrate directly.), with the translated sequence MIRVENLVKVFGEEPERALTLMEQGRTKADIREETGLTVGVNDVSFHVDRGEIFVIMGLSGSGKSTLLRCVNRLIEPLSGSVFLQTDDGEVDVTTLSDQRLREVRRDSLSMVFQRFGLLPHRTVLDNVAFGQEIRRTQKRERRRMAEEMLEAVGLAGWEREIPAQLSGGMQQRVGLARALATQANVLLMDEPFSALDPLIKVNMQDELLRIQAELHRTILFITHDLDEALRLGTRIAIMDDGQIVQSGTPEEIIVNPKTAYVSDFVEHADPTGVMTAKTVALPVQTRRFDAEDVGQGRHRYVRQGTEHLAYVLEDERFEALERDGQRVPTRPLAEALEDEAPTGSRDDAVLVVRPDATLKEVLQGRIHSHLPQVVVDDGGRLLGVISERELIHGILYKTANPDVEAAVASQATQEATA
- a CDS encoding proline/glycine betaine ABC transporter permease gives rise to the protein MNWLNIFESGLLPLDDWVQTGVDWMSANWRGFFQAVKVPVEVVLDGIETVLLAVPPTLMLIAIVALAWRVAGWRTGVVSLVAMLLVGFTGMWELTMITLSMVIAAVVFCIVVGVPLGILAARSDRFASGIRPVLDVMQTTPAFVYLVPVVMLFGIGTVAGVLATIVFALPPMVRLTNLGIRQVREDVVEAATAFGASPWQVLTKVQVPLALPTIMAGLNQTIMLSLSMVVIAALIGAGGLGTPVFRGLNSLNVGLAFVGGLGIVLLAIVLDRITQAFGDVDPR
- a CDS encoding glycine betaine ABC transporter substrate-binding protein, which produces MKKILTVLSLAAALLLSASAFAQAPNEGDPIVVGSKQFTEQIVLGKVIVQLLEDAGYEVTDRTNLGGTAVARDALEAGEIDVYPNYNGTAISNWYRDIPWAQEAIPEGASGDAYASFATVASYDAAIYDLIWLRPAPANNTYALAVTRQWSEENGITTLPEFADYVNEGGEVVLSTGDEFAQRPDGLPSFYETYGFELTEDQLIIIAGATPAQTEQALASGQNNVNVAMAYGTDGALLAYDFVVLEDPDGAQPVFQPTPVFRGETIRAYPEIAGLLNPVFALFDNPTLQGLNASVEVDGLSADEAARTFLVDNGFID
- a CDS encoding ABC transporter permease, with translation MNRIAMLGGLIAGLGFFFLPTLALKPNRLAPGTSFNLFEFQGDDRYLVLFVLALLPILLSFRHDVESRGWLLVGTGSLLFVLTLVLPAGAGRELLENPEAYLGGGAFLRNPRVLPAGGIVTGLLGAYVTLFAGVRDLAKVEVQTWLQALATWLAPLVTLLLLLNGTFDVYSIMVEFYANGAALEQKFVEHLMFVFISLGVGFVVGVGLGLWASRDERIAPVILYAVGIIQTIPSLALFGVLLVPLARLGDRGFLGTAAFFGVALAVAVALAGSYALLADREPGRLRIVHLIATAVSAAVPLALFVGVLVSFVFRLANVGFTSGDYGDTTGTILALVAAALATWGVGRWFVPDESRWRRGLTVANWSLSAASAIAVIVLFVQASGSNRVLGGVESLQALTIRDLGVSGIGVAPALIALTLYSLLPLVRNTYAGLNNVDLAIIDSGRGMGMTPSQRFFQIELPLAFPVIMAGVRNAGVALVGIGTVATVIGAGGLGDFVIQGIVNTSIDQILLGAIPAIALALVLDAVLRGVEGLLTSPGIRQVQQ